A genomic segment from Spinacia oleracea cultivar Varoflay chromosome 3, BTI_SOV_V1, whole genome shotgun sequence encodes:
- the LOC110795286 gene encoding protein FAR-RED IMPAIRED RESPONSE 1-like: MGEGSGAETTGEIGDDGSREVEEEEEDFIWRYEPQSSSDEEEGGDDCFTTQKKRTIVTAYGEEQEVPELRVGMVFPGWEEIEQQFRGYAKQKGFGVSRRCASWKFSVSHTKDDSDKEKGIVKEKRNCLWTCECYGVPERRRKVNGAKVASDSQLHEVIGSGVRKSKKCQCPIHVFSSVNKVGEWVIRREVMIHENHHPTPSKSRTIAYNRKKLLRDHPHVLTQANVCSKYGMSVAQTYNLLVVQRNGRGRMPFLRKDLNDVVAKERKARTSGGDAKAMFDYFKKMKADNSDFFHVYRQGANGMLQDVLWVDARSRATYEEFGDVVCFDSTYLTNKYKMPFANFVGVNHHGQSILLGCALVSHENSDTFEWIFGNWLECMGGKAPIGILTDQDPAMRRDLRSTMSDTCHRW, translated from the exons ATGGGTGAGGGCAGTGGGGCTGAAACCACAGGGGAAATTGGTGACGACGGTAGTCGCGaggttgaagaagaagaagaagacttCATTTGGAGGTATGAACCACAATCCTCCTCGGACGAAGAG GAGGGTGGTGACGATTGTTTCACAACCCAAAAAAAGCGAACTATTGTAACTGCCTACGGGGAAGAGCAGGAAGTTCCTGAATTGAGGGTTGGTATGGTATTTCCTGGTTGGGAGGAGATTGAACAACAATTTAGGGGGTATGCCAAACAAAAGGGTTTTGGTGTTTCCCGTCGGTGTGCTTCGTGGAAGTTTTCGGTTAGCCACACAAAGGATGATTCTGATAAAGAGAAAGGAATCGTGAAAGAGAAGCGTAATTGTTTGTGGACTTGTGAGTGTTATGGTGTGCCGGAAAGGAGGCGCAAGGTGAATGGGGCTAAGGTTGCATCTGATTCCCAACTCCATGAAGTAATTGGGAGTGGGGTACGCAAGTCTAAGAAATGTCAATGTCCGATACATGTATTTTCAAGTGTAAATAAGGTAGGAGAGTGGGTGATACGTAGAGAAGTAATGATTCATGAAAATCATCACCCCACCCCTAGTAAGTCTAGGACTATTGCTTATAACCGGAAGAAGCTTTTAAGGGATCATCCTCATGTGTTGACACAAGCGAATGTTTGTTCGAAATATGGTATGTCTGTGGCTCAAACTTATAACTTACTGGTGGTGCAAAGGAATGGTAGAGGTAGAATGCCTTTCTTACGGAAGGATCTTAATGATGTGGTTGCGAAGGAGAGGAAGGCTAGGACTAGTGGTGGTGATGCGAAGGCAATGTTTGACTATTTTAAGAAGATGAAAGCAGATAATTCTGATTTTTTTCACGTGTACCGGCAAGGTGCAAATGGGATGTTGCAAGATGTTTTATGGGTTGATGCTCGTAGTAGAGCTACTTATGAGGAGTTTGGTGATGTTGTCTGCTTTGATAGTACGTACTTGACCAATAAATATAAAATGCCGTTTGCGAACTTTGTTGGTGTAAATCATCATGGTCAGAGCATATTACTTGGATGTGCGCTTGTTTCGCATGAAAATAGTGACACATTCGAGTGGATTTTCGGTAATTGGTTAGAATGTATGGGTGGTAAAGCCCCAATTGGGATCTTGACTGATCAAGATCCCGCGATGAGGAGGGATTTGAGATCAACCATGAGCGATACATGTCATAGGTGGTGA
- the LOC110805415 gene encoding uncharacterized protein: MEENNWVIELLHDRGTHNHILIVYPEGHRGVSGLSQGAKEVVREMNDAQAKPKNIMVAIKNKFPDEHPNMRHIYNFKEKMRREGSEGRNVAEQMLHLAREHDYINWVSCSDRTSKVINRAFLAHPAMVEVLRTYPLVIGLDSTYKTNRYGFPFLEIVGVTPTNQNFLIAYAFMKDETAASYRWVLQKLKLLLGEGVIPSAILTDKEGGLMRPVAEVFPNSRHLLCTWHINNDVEARVSFLCNKNKDVGRAFENGVWKRIIEASNVEEYDRAVASMEDRYVRWQSVIDYVHNTWLTDHRQKFVLAWTNEVLHFGNITTCRVEIQHSVVKSWLGSSQGSLDTVFRKVHASIINQVTEIKNGLESSRRRHGALFKSYLYQHLVGRVSHHALELILEEHTRMRQLSTEVFERCGCAKLSTHGLPCACNIYMEVQGGVGLYLDLVHRFWRTLEIGDGADIPEFVEESAQVVELFRSLVDDVLARDIAVVRDISRIVHDELHPENAGFEEPEPNLTRRGRSRKQRNSTTRNLSFVEHVRNMGPRRSCDQGSSSMSTQQTRSSLGSYMSIDLIPPGFKEWLPQFMLQYIRGYCDVIPDGNCGFRCAAEFFLGDQERYGEIRSTLVGEINHLDLTPDFSSGYQSLYSSGFDS, from the exons ATGG AAGAAAATAATTGGGTTATTGAGTTGCTTCATGATCGTGGCACACATAATCACATATTGATTGTATATCCCGAGGGTCACCGTGGTGTTAGTGGTCTTAGTCAGGGTGCAAAGGAAGTTGTTCGCGAGATGAACGATGCACAAGCTAAGCCAAAAAATATTATGGTGGCCATTAAAAACAAGTTTCCAGATGAACATCCCAACATGAGGCACATTTACAACTTCAAAGAAAAGATGAGACGAGAAGGTTCAGAAGGAAGAAACGTTGCTGAGCAGATGTTGCATCTAGCCAGAGAGCACGACTACATAAACTGGGTCTCTTGCAGTGACCGTACGAGTAAAGTCATAAACCGCGCATTCTTAGCTCACCCTGCAATGGTGGAGGTGTTACGCACATATCCACTGGTTATTGGTTTGGATTCGACGTACAAGACTAACAGATATGGATTTCCTTTCTTGGAGATTGTTGGTGTGACACCGACAAATCAGAATTTCCTAATCGCCTATGCATTTATGAAAGACGAGACTGCAGCGAGCTACCGTTGGGTGTTACAGAAGTTGAAGCTGCTCCTCGGGGAGGGTGTCATTCCCTCGGCAATATTGACGGACAAAGAGGGTGGTCTAATGAGACCTGTTGCCGAGGTTTTTCCAAATTCCAGACATTTGCTATGTACTTGGCATATCAACAACGACGTGGAGGCCCGCGTATCATTTTTGTGCAACAAGAACAAGGACGTTGGTCGAGCGTTCGAGAACGGagtttggaaaagaatcatAGAGGCGTCGAATGTGGAAGAATATGATCGTGCAGTTGCAAGCATGGAAGATCGCTATGTAAGATGGCAGAGCGTTATCGATTATGTGCACAACACATGGCTTACTGATCATAGGCAGAAGTTTGTTCTAGCTTGGACGAATGAGGTCCTTCACTTTGGCAACATAACGACTTGTAGGGTCGAGATTCAACACTCTGTCGTAAAGAGTTGGCTTGGAAGTTCGCAAGGGTCATTGGACACTGTTTTTAGAAAAGTGCATGCTTCTATCATTAACCAAGTTACAGAGATTAAAAATGGATTAGAGAGTTCAAGGCGGCGACATGGTGCGTTATTCAAGAGTTATCTATACCAACACCTTGTTGGTCGTGTGTCCCATCATGCTTTGGAGCTTATTTTGGAAGAACATACGAGGATGCGACAGTTAAGTACCGAAGTTTTTGAGAGGTGTGGTTGTGCTAAATTGTCCACTCATGGACTCCCATGTGCTTGCAACATATATATGGAGGTCCAAGGTGGAGTTGGTTTGTATCTTGACCTTGTCCATCGATTTTGGAGGACCTTGGAGATCGGAGATGGGGCGGACATTCCTGAGTTTGTGGAGGAGTCCGCACAAGTCGTTGAGCTATTCCGATCCCTTGTCGATGACGTGTTAGCTCGAGATATTGCAGTTGTCCGAGATATTTCGAGAATCGTTCACGATGAGTTGCATCCCGAGAATGCGGGTTTTGAGGAACCGGAACCCAACTTAACTAGGAGAGGGAGATCAAGGAAACAAAGAAACTCCACTACAAGGAATCTCAGTTTTGTCGAACATGTGCGTAATATGGGTCCTCGTCGGAGTTGTGATCAAGGGTCGTCGTCAATGAGCACCCAACAAACGAGGTCTTCATTAG gAAGCTATATGAGCATTGATCTAATCCCGCCTGGTTTCAAAGAGTGGTTACCTCAATTCATGTTGCAGTATATTAGAGGATACTGTGATGTAATCCCTGACGGGAACTGCGGATTCCGATGTGCCGCAGAGTTTTTCTTGGGTGATCAAGAACGATATGGTGAGATTCGATCAACGCTTGTTGGAGAGATCAACCATTTGGATTTGACTCCTGATTTTTCTTCTGGATACCAATCACTATATTCTTCTGGATTTGACTCCTGA
- the LOC130470412 gene encoding protein MAINTENANCE OF MERISTEMS-like has protein sequence MSTTGRCRRDKGTRDTWLVTGPMGGGPSDGSVIPSYPAHVGRSLWEAMFNRGKLHCQSRVVVCKRLMKWYRGMKEDLRDKLGESSLSHLPFMMASHIDAPLISAFVERWQPDTNTFHLPFGEMTIMLHDVQAILGIPVEGRVVSCTYDDTSRSLMSLILELLQVSDEATLKAGKAPIWQRGCVKTSTIIGNLEGLARDPDCEMTGWLWTAIGCCLFTDKSRSRVRSQILRNLDHLDRVPSYSWGSACLAFLYRQLGMATRSESRGIGGCLTLLQAWIYEHFPCFRPRSVRKDIGHNDPRALRWVYAPESKDQTRLASFRARLDKLTPEQVLWTPFGANPATPCPRTTYIGPICYRDIGEIYNPDRVTRQLGYVQRVPQEVIFFGKAYRPPNSRKYEVEFHDLTHIDKLWKRFAVDGYAASLILASLTLVPDGVPYLCEDDYDTWFMGHSHPYICPAFAAFPPTVVVPDRYHTEYWIGRYNQVVHGLIEAHNDHHHPMVIAAQKLLDDWNFILHSQ, from the exons ATGAGTACCACCGGACGTTGTCGTAGAGATAAGGGGACTAGAGACACATGGTTAGTTACTGGCCCGATGGGCGGAGGTCCTTCAGACGGTAGCGTTATTCCTAGCTACCCGGCTCACGTTGGGAGGTCCTTATGGGAAGCCATGTTCAATCGAGGTAAATTGCATTGCCAGAGTAGAGTAGTGGTATGTAAGCGACTAATGAAGTGGTATCGTGGAATGAAAGAAGATCTGCGAGATAAGCTAGGTGAAAGTTCGTTGAGTCATTTGCCATTTATGATGGCATCCCACATTGACGCTCCTTTGATTTCAGCTTTCGTGGAGAGGTGGCAACCGGATACGAACACTTTTCACTTGCCATTTGGAGAGATGACGATCATGTTGCATGACGTTCAGGCGATACTTGGGATTCCTGTTGAGGGGAGAGTAGTGAGTTGTACATACGACGACACGAGCAGATCTCTTATGAGCcttattcttgagttgcttCAGGTGAGCGATGAGGCGACCCTTAAAGCAGGGAAAGCGCCTATATGGCAACGCGGTTGTGTGAAGACTTCTACTATTATTGGCAATTTGGAGGGATTGGCTAGGGACCCAGATTGTGAGATGACTGGTTGGCTATGGACTGCTATTGGATGTTGTTTGTTTACTGATAAGAGTAGAAGTCGGGTTCGCTCGCAGATCTTACGTAATCTAGATCATTTGGATCGTGTACCGAGCTACTCTTGGGGCTCAGCTTGCTTAGCCTTTCTTTATCGCCAGCTGGGTATGGCTACACGATCAGAGTCACGAGGTATTGGAGGTTGTCTCACGCTTCTTCAGGCGTGGATATATGAGCATTTTCCATGCTTCCGACCACGATCAGTCAGGAAGGATATAGGACATAATGATCCTCGTGCATTGAGATGGGTTTATGCTCCAGAGAGTAAGGATCAGACTAGGTTGGCATCGTTTCGTGCTCGACTAGACAAGCTCACACCAGAGCAG GTTTTGTGGACGCCATTTGGCGCCAACCCCGCCACACCTTGTCCGAGGACTACTTATATTGGGCCCATATGTTATCGTGACATTGGCGAAATATACAACCCTGATCGGGTTACTCGACAATTGGGTTATGTGCAGCGTGTTCCGCAGGAAGTCATTTTCTTTGGTAAAGCGTATCGGCCACCTAACTCGAGGAAGTATGAGGTGGAGTTTCATGACTTGACACATATAGACAAGTTGTGGAAACGTTTCGCAGTCGATGGTTATGCTGCCAGTTTGATTCTCGCGTCCCTGACTCTTGTTCCAGATGGTGTGCCTTACTTGTGTGAAGATGATTATGATACATGGTTTATGGGTCACTCTCATCCATACATTTGTCCTGCTTTTGCTGCATTTCCACCGACTGTAGTTGTACCTGACCGCTATCACACTGAATAC TGGATTGGGCGATATAACCAAGTCGTTCATGGACTTATTGAAGCTCATAATGATCATCATCACCCGATGGTGATAGCCGCCCAGAAGTTATTGGATGATTGGAACTTTATTTTGCATTCCCAGTGA
- the LOC110805405 gene encoding uncharacterized protein, producing the protein MNNLLKLHHYHPPLHSPPPPPPPSPSPSPVSLPHPHSSSFILKPIKFSRHYNAFSASISLSSFKPKAFISDIVPSFWGNQQQQEENRLTDNDYNDDDSGCLEDLDPDSPVYQKTLRLVECAMFAAVAGLTYLLSNSLAIENYFGCFFALPIVITSMRWGVAAGRKTMVATAVLLFVLSGPVKALTYVLMHGLLGFTMGSLWRLRVKWSMSIFLCTLVRAIGALGYVLTSSFLIRENILALITVNVHATLTLIFNSLGLNTVPSMNTIYAIFGTLLLLNCCFFVFLLHILYALFLSRLGMKASLVLPRWLMNAL; encoded by the exons ATGAACAATCTATTGAAACTCCACCATTATCACCCTCCCCTCcactcaccaccaccaccaccaccaccatcaccatcaccatcacctgTCTCCCTTCCTCACCCTCACTCCTCATCTTTCATTCTCAAACCCATCAAATTCTCCCGCCATTACAATGCCTTTTCAGcttcaatttctctctcctccttcaaaCCCAAAGCTTTCATCTCTGACATTGTTCCTTCTTTCTGGggtaatcaacaacaacaagaagaaAATAGGTTGACTGATAATGATTATAATGATGATGATTCAGGGTGTCTCGAAGATTTGGACCCCGATAGTCCAGTTTACCAGAAAACGCTAAGATTGGTGGAGTGCGCCATGTTTGCTGCTGTTGCTGGATTGACTTATTTGCTCAGTAATTCTCTTGCTATCGAG AATTATTTTGGATGCTTTTTCGCATTACCAATAGTAATTACTTCCATGCGTTGGGGTGTTGCTGCTGGCCGGAAAACGATG GTAGCAACAGCAGTGCTATTGTTTGTGCTGTCAGGACCTGTTAAAGCATTAACctatgtg TTGATGCATGGATTACTTGGATTCACCATGGGCTCTTTGTGGAG GTTACGAGTGAAATGGAGTATGTCGATCTTCTTGTGCACATTG GTTCGAGCAATAGGAGCGTTAGGATATGTTCTAACATCCTCGTTCTTGATAAGGGAAAACATACTTGCTTTG ATCACCGTCAATGTACATGCTACCCTCACCTTGATATTCAACTCATTAGGATTAAATACAGTTCCATCAATGAATACGATATATGCTATATTTGGTACTCTG CTATTGTTAAACTGTTGCTTCTTCGTATTTCTTCTGCACATCCTATATGCCTTGTTCTTGAGTAGGCTTGGGATGAAAGCATCACTGGTGTTACCGAGATGGCTAATGAATGCACTATAG